A genome region from Halocatena salina includes the following:
- a CDS encoding FAD-binding oxidoreductase, producing MPKTGPSPTDETVAVIPDEASQTFIDRFRGEVIHPDDQGYDNARQIWNGMIDKHPAIIARCTGVADVVEAVNFARDNELLVAVRGGGHNVAGTALCDGGIVIDLSEMNGIHVDPEDKTVRAGGGATLGDVDRETQVFGLATPLGVVSKTGIAGLTLNGGVGHLRRKHGLACDNLESVEIVTADGDVLRADHEQHEDLFWALRGGGGNLGIVTSFEYRLHEVGPDVFGLFVVYHGDNAVEVLERFREYAESASENASVIPFYLFVPDIEEFPEEAWGEPAVGIIGCYAGAIDDAEAEFRSLRSVTEPIIDFSGRMPYTELQMLLDADYPDGRRYYWKATYVDELTDDLLDFIVRHGEASPSTLSTVDLWNLDGAISTRSRDATAFWHRDKSFMLTFEANWDDPTMDDENVAWVREGIDEVRRLKVASGGYGNFPGFNEDPGRAIFGENYDRLVEVKNEYDPENLFHSNRYVAPDTGDD from the coding sequence ATGCCCAAAACAGGACCATCTCCGACAGACGAAACAGTCGCGGTAATTCCGGACGAAGCGAGTCAGACGTTCATCGACCGATTCCGGGGTGAAGTGATCCATCCCGACGATCAGGGGTACGACAACGCCCGGCAGATCTGGAACGGAATGATCGACAAGCACCCAGCGATAATCGCTCGGTGTACCGGCGTCGCTGATGTCGTTGAAGCGGTGAATTTTGCTCGAGACAACGAACTGCTCGTTGCAGTCCGTGGTGGCGGACACAACGTCGCAGGGACAGCTCTCTGTGATGGAGGCATCGTCATCGATCTCTCCGAGATGAACGGTATCCACGTCGATCCAGAAGACAAGACAGTTCGTGCTGGCGGTGGAGCAACGCTAGGAGATGTCGATCGAGAGACGCAGGTCTTCGGATTGGCAACGCCGTTGGGCGTCGTATCAAAAACTGGAATCGCAGGATTGACCCTCAACGGCGGGGTTGGTCACCTCCGACGAAAGCACGGATTGGCGTGTGACAACCTCGAATCCGTTGAAATCGTCACGGCCGACGGAGACGTTCTGAGAGCCGATCACGAGCAACACGAGGACCTGTTCTGGGCACTGCGCGGTGGTGGAGGGAACCTCGGTATCGTCACATCGTTCGAATATCGACTCCATGAGGTCGGCCCCGACGTGTTCGGTCTCTTCGTCGTTTACCACGGGGACAACGCTGTCGAAGTCCTCGAACGGTTCCGCGAGTACGCTGAATCGGCCTCCGAGAACGCGAGCGTCATCCCCTTCTATCTGTTCGTACCCGATATCGAGGAGTTTCCGGAAGAGGCATGGGGCGAACCGGCAGTCGGGATCATCGGCTGTTACGCCGGAGCGATCGACGACGCCGAAGCGGAGTTCCGCTCGCTTCGATCGGTCACCGAGCCGATCATCGACTTCAGTGGACGAATGCCGTATACGGAGTTACAGATGCTACTCGATGCCGACTATCCGGACGGTCGTCGGTACTACTGGAAAGCGACGTACGTGGACGAACTCACGGACGACCTACTCGATTTCATCGTTCGTCATGGAGAGGCAAGTCCATCGACACTGTCGACCGTCGATCTCTGGAACCTCGATGGTGCAATCAGTACCCGTTCCCGAGACGCGACAGCCTTCTGGCACCGAGACAAGAGTTTTATGCTTACTTTCGAAGCCAACTGGGATGATCCAACCATGGACGATGAAAACGTCGCGTGGGTGCGTGAGGGTATCGACGAAGTTCGGAGACTGAAGGTCGCCTCGGGTGGATATGGCAATTTCCCCGGGTTCAACGAGGATCCCGGACGAGCTATCTTCGGCGAAAACTACGACCGGCTGGTGGAGGTGAAGAACGAATACGATCCCGAGAACCTGTTCCACTCGAATCGATACGTTGCTCCCGACACCGGTGATGACTAA